The following nucleotide sequence is from Saccharothrix texasensis.
GTCCTTGAAGTACATCGACAGCGGGATCAGCGACAGACCGCTCTCCTTGGTCTTGCCGATCAGCCGCTCGATCTCGCCCTTGTGGAGCAGGAGCTTGCGCTTGCGGCGGACCTCGTGGTTGGTCCAGGTGCCCGCCACGTACTCCGGGATGTGCAGCGCGTGCAGCCAGATCTCGCCGTCGTCCACCTGGCCGAAGGCGTCCACGAGGGACGCCCGACCCATGCGGAGGCTCTTCACCTCGGTGCCGACGAGCACGACACCGGCTTCGAAGGTGTCGAGGATGGTGTAGTCGTGCCGAGCCTTGCGGTTCGACGCGATCACCTTCTGACCGCGTTCCTTGACCATGACCGGAACCTTACGTGAGCGCGCCAGCGGTTATCGGCAGCCGGAACCTACAAGCGCACGTAGAGACGCAGCGTGACGTAGCCGGTCAGCGCCGAGATCGCGATCGCCACACCGACCAGGATGGGTGAGAGGAAGAGGATCTCCACCATGCTCACCTCCGGGATGATGTTGGCCGCGAACAGCTCGCCGAGCACCCGGTTGAGCAGGAAGAGCTTCGTCACCACGAGCA
It contains:
- the smpB gene encoding SsrA-binding protein SmpB, with protein sequence MVKERGQKVIASNRKARHDYTILDTFEAGVVLVGTEVKSLRMGRASLVDAFGQVDDGEIWLHALHIPEYVAGTWTNHEVRRKRKLLLHKGEIERLIGKTKESGLSLIPLSMYFKDGYVKVELALARGKKSYDKRQDLAKRDAEREIQKAHGRALKGRY